The segment GTATCCAAATGAGATCGATACGATGCAAGGCCTTTCGTCACTACAAAGTCTCAGTCGTAGGAATTGTCATATAAGAGTATTTCCTCAAGCACTCTTTGATCTTTTAGTTTCCCCACGATATAAGATCCGCTTGTTTGAATGCAGTTTTGTAAAAAGTAAATTGTTACTTTTAAGTATATATACCTAAGCCATTGTATTTTCAAACAGCATATATATTTCCAGTAGGAGCAATGTATATTATATTTTATTTTAAACTATATTGCAAAATATGTACTTTTTCACAAGATTGTCCCATGAGTTCCAGTCTTCCACTACGGTGATCTCAGATTCTCCCATAACGTTAATTTGTTCAACTTCGTATGCCGAAACCACACCTGTAACTTTGTATGTAGCAGAAGTACAGGAAACTGGTACATGGGGGACAACGTTGTAACCAGTTCGATCACGACCGTAAACACTATTAAACGTGAAATCAATTGTTGACTGGGGTAAGAGCGTGAGGACTAGTTGTTAATCTAAATTAACTTTGATTTTGACAACCTGCCCCTAAAACACGGGTACCTCATAGGCAACGCTCTTACCCCTCACCTTATTACAACCCTTTTCTCTTCTAAACTCCAAGATAATTCTGAGCTACCATTTTCCCGACTTTTATTCAGTAGTTGCAACACTCCACTCACGGAAATATGGGTAAAAAATTTGAATGAGATATTTTTTGGGAAAACTTAGAGTAAGGGCATAAGATCACCTTCGATCTATTACTCTTTTGGCTCTTCCTGTTAATTTATATAATTCAAGCTCATCTGCGCCGGTTAATTTAATATTAACATCAAGATGGCCTTCATCATAAAGAGCCTTAGTACCAGTTACAGGATTAAGGAAACCTCTGAGGAAATTTTCTTCGATAACAGACCTGTCGCATTTTTCTTTATCAATGCATTCTAGACTGACCTTTAGAATGGAAGTTCCATCCTCGTCCTCATAAAGGAAAGCTTCATACTCTCCAGTCAGGTAGTCCATGTTCTCCCTCTGAAAGACACCTCTTTCAACATCCACACGGTTGAAAGGTGAACCCGAGACCCAATTGGTTTCAGCTTCACGTTCAGGAGTTAAGATCTTCATGTGAGTTCTTCCACATGCACACTTTTCCCTTGACTTAACCACTGTTGTGTCTTCGGTGTCATAATTGATCAGTAGACTGCCACACTTTTCACCGGGGCTCAGCAGTGTCGTGAGTACTATCCTGCCACATTCGCCATCTTTAAGGAATTCCTTCCGGTAAGGGTCATAGATGTCAAGGTGGACAAGGTCTTCCGGAACATGAAGTCCACTTTGTTCCGTGCATTCTCCGCACATCGTTCCTTCAGTACTTCCATACGTATTGTACACAGGACAGCCCCATAATTCCTCCAGATAGCTCCTGCTCTCCTCAGCAAAGCTCTCTCCTCCTACGACCAGCTTTTTGATGCTAGTCTCCCCTGGATCCAATCCTTCATCTTTTAGCCTGCTTGCAAGCCTTAAAAGCTTGAATACGCTGGCTACTATCCCTGTGGGTTGATAGCTTTCAAGGACGCGTGTTGGAAAAGTACATTTTCCTTCCGGTATCACTGCCATGCCGATATTACGTGCAGAAAGTGTCATGGTGTTGGCACCGACATTCATTCCGTAGGATGCACACATTATCGTACGATCTCCTTTTCCGAATCCCTGGGATGTGAAACTACGGCTGTATTTCTCCGCAAAACGTAACCAGTCATCCCATGTAAGGAAGAATGCCTTAGGGGTTCCACTTGTGCCGCTGGTCTCATGGATAGTAAAAACATCATCCCAGTTGGTACTCATAAAATTAAAATCATTGGTCTTTGGAGGCTGGTTATTCCTGATCAGCTTGCCTGATACTAGCGGCATTTCCAGAAGGTCTTCATGATCCCGGATGCTTGAAGGCGAGACATCATTGCTTTCAAACCATTTTCTGTAAAAGGAAGAATGCTTTACAGCATAGTCTATAGTGTA is part of the Methanococcoides orientis genome and harbors:
- the ftsA gene encoding coenzyme F390 synthetase encodes the protein MDRGDLDALVEEKLRYTIDYAVKHSSFYRKWFESNDVSPSSIRDHEDLLEMPLVSGKLIRNNQPPKTNDFNFMSTNWDDVFTIHETSGTSGTPKAFFLTWDDWLRFAEKYSRSFTSQGFGKGDRTIMCASYGMNVGANTMTLSARNIGMAVIPEGKCTFPTRVLESYQPTGIVASVFKLLRLASRLKDEGLDPGETSIKKLVVGGESFAEESRSYLEELWGCPVYNTYGSTEGTMCGECTEQSGLHVPEDLVHLDIYDPYRKEFLKDGECGRIVLTTLLSPGEKCGSLLINYDTEDTTVVKSREKCACGRTHMKILTPEREAETNWVSGSPFNRVDVERGVFQRENMDYLTGEYEAFLYEDEDGTSILKVSLECIDKEKCDRSVIEENFLRGFLNPVTGTKALYDEGHLDVNIKLTGADELELYKLTGRAKRVIDRR